One genomic region from Kamptonema formosum PCC 6407 encodes:
- a CDS encoding DUF6679 family protein, translating into MLQRKIYQLCCDGREVCIFLRDQQRWIERARILDIEGDLVTLRYETDEEDEVCSWEEMVRLESIGAISQKLASVSRSNYEPLVSDDCPEAEQIRHHYPDSSGD; encoded by the coding sequence ATGCTACAGCGCAAAATCTATCAACTCTGTTGTGATGGTCGTGAGGTTTGTATTTTCTTGCGGGATCAGCAGCGTTGGATTGAGCGCGCTCGGATCTTGGATATAGAGGGAGATTTGGTGACGCTGCGCTACGAAACCGATGAAGAAGACGAAGTTTGTTCTTGGGAAGAGATGGTGCGCTTAGAAAGTATTGGCGCTATCAGCCAAAAGTTAGCTTCGGTGTCGCGAAGCAACTACGAGCCCCTAGTCTCGGACGATTGTCCCGAAGCTGAACAAATTCGCCACCACTACCCTGACTCTAGCGGGGATTAG